A genomic segment from Pseudoduganella chitinolytica encodes:
- a CDS encoding DUF475 domain-containing protein codes for MKHFRISILVTVILMGLAGWWGYTHGGVRTALAALWITGVLGVMEVSLSFDNAVVNASVLKDWNPFWQKLFLTVGILVAVFGMRLVFPLAIVAVATGLDLPQVWTMATTTPQEYSRHLMAVHEEVAAFGGAFLLLVFLNFLFDEEKDVHWIEWIEKKAGKVGTEGLAILLALVAVCVAVELVPAAKRFSVLYAGVVGIGIYVAVGWLSSLLESEEHDPELGKVIQRGSIGGFLYLEVLDASFSFDGVIGAFAITSDVVIIMLGLAIGAMYVRSLTVYLVHKGTLDEFIYLEHGAHWAIGILAVIMFASVEYHIPEWFTGLSGVAFIVVSLYSSLRYRRETRTA; via the coding sequence ATGAAGCATTTCAGGATCTCGATTCTCGTCACCGTCATACTGATGGGGCTGGCCGGGTGGTGGGGCTACACCCATGGCGGCGTCCGCACGGCGCTGGCGGCGCTGTGGATCACGGGGGTGCTGGGCGTGATGGAAGTGTCGCTGTCGTTCGACAATGCCGTCGTCAATGCCTCCGTGCTGAAGGACTGGAATCCGTTCTGGCAGAAACTGTTCCTGACGGTCGGCATCCTGGTGGCCGTTTTCGGCATGCGCCTGGTCTTTCCGCTGGCCATCGTGGCCGTCGCGACAGGCCTCGACCTGCCGCAAGTGTGGACGATGGCGACCACGACGCCGCAGGAATACTCGCGCCACCTGATGGCCGTGCACGAGGAAGTGGCGGCGTTCGGCGGCGCGTTCCTGCTGCTGGTGTTCCTGAACTTCCTGTTCGACGAGGAAAAGGACGTCCACTGGATCGAGTGGATCGAGAAAAAGGCCGGCAAGGTGGGCACCGAGGGGCTGGCGATCCTGCTGGCGCTGGTGGCCGTGTGCGTGGCCGTGGAACTGGTGCCGGCCGCCAAGCGCTTCTCCGTGCTGTATGCGGGCGTGGTCGGGATCGGTATCTACGTGGCCGTCGGCTGGCTGTCGAGCCTGCTGGAGAGCGAGGAGCACGACCCGGAACTGGGCAAGGTGATCCAGCGCGGCAGCATCGGCGGCTTCCTGTACCTGGAAGTGCTGGACGCGTCGTTCAGCTTCGACGGCGTGATCGGCGCGTTCGCCATCACGAGCGACGTCGTCATCATCATGCTGGGGCTGGCCATCGGCGCCATGTATGTGCGTTCGCTGACGGTGTACCTGGTGCACAAGGGCACGCTGGACGAGTTCATCTACCTGGAGCATGGCGCCCACTGGGCCATCGGCATCCTGGCCGTCATCATGTTCGCCAGCGTGGAATACCATATTCCGGAGTGGTTCACCGGCCTGTCCGGCGTGGCGTTCATCGTCGTGTCGCTGTACTCGTCGTTGCGCTACCGCCGCGAGACGCGCACGGCCTGA
- a CDS encoding serine/threonine protein kinase, which produces MTQPTTAPSHPHPFSALDPDRVLDALASVGLFGDGRLLALNSYENRVYQVGIEDGKPVVAKFYRPGRWSDAAILEEHAFMTELHEREIPVVPAQVLAGRTLHEFDGYRFAVFDRHGGRAPELDRPEVLEWTGRFIGRIHAVGAARPFAHRPALDVGTFGVESRDYLLAEKFIPPELVGAYRSVADQALDGVSRCYDRAGDVTLLRLHGDCHGGNVLWTDAGPHFVDFDDARMGPAVQDLWMMLSGERGDMVRQLSDILTGYEDFQEFEPRQLYLVEALRTLRLLHYAAWLARRWDDPAFPAAFPWFNTQRYWQDRILELREQVALMDEPPLWPV; this is translated from the coding sequence ATGACGCAACCGACTACCGCACCATCCCATCCCCATCCATTCTCCGCGCTCGATCCCGACCGCGTTCTGGACGCCCTGGCCAGCGTGGGCCTGTTCGGCGACGGCCGCCTGCTGGCGCTGAACAGCTACGAGAACCGGGTGTACCAGGTTGGCATCGAGGACGGCAAGCCCGTCGTCGCCAAGTTCTACCGGCCGGGGCGCTGGAGCGATGCCGCCATCCTGGAAGAGCATGCCTTCATGACCGAGCTGCACGAACGCGAGATCCCCGTCGTGCCCGCGCAGGTACTGGCCGGGCGCACGCTGCACGAGTTCGACGGCTATCGTTTCGCCGTGTTCGACCGCCACGGCGGCCGTGCCCCGGAGCTGGACCGGCCCGAGGTGCTGGAATGGACGGGCCGGTTCATCGGCCGCATCCACGCCGTCGGCGCCGCCCGGCCGTTCGCGCACCGTCCCGCGCTGGACGTGGGCACGTTCGGCGTCGAATCGCGCGACTACCTGCTGGCGGAGAAGTTCATTCCGCCCGAGCTGGTCGGGGCCTACCGCAGCGTGGCCGACCAGGCGCTCGATGGCGTGAGCCGTTGCTACGACCGGGCCGGCGACGTGACGCTGCTGCGCCTGCACGGCGATTGCCATGGCGGCAACGTGCTGTGGACGGACGCGGGCCCTCATTTCGTCGACTTCGACGATGCCCGAATGGGCCCGGCGGTGCAGGACCTGTGGATGATGCTGTCCGGTGAACGGGGCGACATGGTGCGCCAGTTGTCCGATATCCTGACCGGCTACGAGGATTTCCAGGAATTCGAACCGCGCCAGTTGTACCTCGTGGAAGCGCTGCGCACGCTGCGCCTGCTGCATTACGCGGCCTGGCTGGCGCGGCGCTGGGACGACCCGGCGTTTCCCGCCGCCTTCCCGTGGTTTAACACGCAACGCTACTGGCAGGACCGTATCCTGGAACTGCGCGAGCAGGTGGCGCTGATGGACGAGCCGCCGCTGTGGCCGGTCTGA
- a CDS encoding UPF0149 family protein codes for MQLDQPLSEKEFDELDQFLLGDRSPEDSMTMDHLHGYLTAIAIGPETIMPSEWLPLVWGEPGNKGPDFKNQKEAERILELIMRFMNEVLVTFEVAPKEFEPLFVEHEYEGQMLIDAEAWCWGFWEGMELRAGSWDEIFDSDIADLMRPIYLLGADEIQEDELPEVEDPVKAHKLALAIEANLPAIHKFWVPRRKAAVGTVKRDEPKVGRNDDCPCGSGKKYKKCCGATQAE; via the coding sequence ATGCAACTCGACCAGCCCCTTTCCGAAAAAGAATTCGACGAACTGGATCAATTCCTGCTGGGCGACCGCAGCCCGGAAGATTCGATGACGATGGATCACCTGCACGGCTACCTGACGGCGATTGCCATCGGACCGGAAACCATCATGCCGTCCGAGTGGCTGCCGCTGGTATGGGGCGAGCCCGGCAACAAGGGACCGGATTTCAAGAATCAGAAGGAAGCGGAACGCATCCTGGAACTGATCATGCGCTTCATGAACGAAGTGCTGGTCACGTTCGAGGTGGCGCCGAAGGAATTCGAGCCGCTGTTCGTCGAGCACGAATACGAAGGCCAGATGCTGATCGACGCCGAGGCGTGGTGCTGGGGCTTCTGGGAAGGCATGGAGCTGCGCGCCGGCTCGTGGGACGAGATCTTCGATTCGGACATCGCCGACCTGATGCGCCCGATCTACCTGCTGGGCGCGGACGAGATCCAGGAGGACGAGCTGCCGGAAGTGGAAGACCCCGTCAAGGCGCACAAGCTGGCGCTGGCGATCGAGGCCAACCTGCCGGCGATCCACAAGTTCTGGGTGCCGCGCCGCAAGGCTGCCGTCGGCACCGTCAAGCGCGACGAGCCGAAGGTCGGCCGCAACGACGACTGCCCTTGCGGCAGCGGCAAGAAATACAAGAAGTGCTGCGGCGCCACCCAGGCGGAATGA
- the orn gene encoding oligoribonuclease: MSQENETTALQQAAPRPNEMNLVWVDMEMTGLEPDTDRIIEVAIVVTDMHLNVLAEGPVLVIHQSDATLDAMDSWNKGTHGRSGLIDKVKASTVTEEQAEAELIAFMKQWVPAGKSPMCGNTIGQDRRFMVRYMPKLEAFFHYRNVDVSTIKELCRRWKPEVISGFKKAQKHTALADILESIEELKYYREHFIKL, translated from the coding sequence ATGTCACAAGAGAACGAAACTACCGCGCTGCAGCAAGCCGCTCCCCGTCCCAATGAAATGAACCTGGTGTGGGTCGACATGGAAATGACGGGCCTCGAGCCCGACACCGACCGTATCATCGAGGTCGCCATCGTCGTCACCGACATGCACCTGAACGTGCTGGCCGAAGGCCCCGTGCTGGTGATCCACCAGTCCGACGCCACCCTCGATGCGATGGATTCGTGGAACAAGGGCACGCATGGCCGCTCGGGGCTGATCGACAAGGTCAAGGCCTCCACCGTGACGGAAGAGCAGGCCGAGGCCGAGCTGATCGCGTTCATGAAGCAGTGGGTACCGGCCGGCAAATCGCCGATGTGCGGCAATACCATCGGCCAGGACCGCCGCTTCATGGTGCGCTACATGCCGAAGCTGGAAGCGTTCTTCCACTACCGGAACGTGGACGTGTCGACCATCAAGGAACTGTGCCGCCGCTGGAAGCCGGAAGTGATCTCCGGCTTCAAGAAGGCGCAGAAGCACACGGCCCTGGCCGACATCCTCGAGTCGATCGAGGAGCTGAAGTACTACCGCGAGCACTTCATCAAGCTTTGA
- a CDS encoding M48 family metallopeptidase, with protein sequence MYSHAFSILFVAFLAAMLAVRFWLASRHIRHVLRHRAAVPAEFAEKIPLDAHQKAADYTVARTKYGLVTLLVNSAVLIGFTLLGALQWLSVQMFGITGGGMAYQIGLLVAFALVSGAIDVPFDYYRQFRLEQRFGFNKMTPALFFGDMVKGALLGVALGLPLAWVILTLMAKAGALWWPYAWLVWTGFQLLVMVLYPTVIAPLFNKFTPLADESLKSRIEGLMTRVGFASKGLFVMDGSKRSAHGNAYFSGFGANKRIVFFDTLLARLSPAEIEAVLAHELGHFKLKHIVKRIAMMFALSLAFLALLGWLKNQVWFYTGLGVAPIIAPGQSNDALALILFMLALPVFTFLFSPLASLGSRKHEFEADAFAARHASRADLVAALVKLYEDNASTLTPDPLHSAFYDSHPPASIRIRHLNMAAQ encoded by the coding sequence ATGTATTCACACGCGTTTTCGATTTTGTTTGTCGCCTTCCTGGCGGCGATGCTGGCGGTGCGCTTCTGGCTGGCCTCGCGCCATATCCGCCACGTGCTGCGCCACCGCGCTGCCGTGCCGGCCGAATTTGCCGAGAAGATTCCGCTGGATGCCCACCAGAAGGCGGCCGACTACACGGTGGCGCGCACCAAATATGGCCTCGTTACCCTGCTCGTCAACAGCGCCGTGCTGATCGGCTTTACCCTGCTGGGCGCTCTGCAGTGGCTGTCCGTGCAGATGTTCGGCATCACCGGCGGCGGCATGGCCTACCAGATCGGCCTCCTCGTCGCGTTCGCGCTCGTCTCCGGCGCCATCGACGTGCCGTTCGACTATTACCGCCAGTTCCGCCTGGAGCAGCGCTTCGGCTTCAACAAGATGACGCCTGCCCTGTTCTTCGGCGACATGGTCAAGGGCGCCCTGCTGGGCGTCGCGCTGGGCCTGCCGCTGGCCTGGGTGATCCTGACGCTGATGGCCAAGGCCGGCGCTCTGTGGTGGCCGTATGCCTGGCTGGTGTGGACCGGCTTCCAGCTGCTCGTGATGGTGCTCTATCCCACCGTCATCGCCCCGCTGTTCAACAAGTTCACGCCGCTGGCCGACGAGTCCTTGAAAAGCCGCATCGAAGGCCTGATGACGCGCGTGGGCTTCGCCTCGAAAGGCCTGTTCGTGATGGACGGCTCCAAGCGCAGCGCGCACGGCAATGCCTACTTCTCCGGCTTCGGCGCCAACAAGCGCATCGTGTTCTTCGACACCTTGCTGGCGCGCCTGTCGCCCGCCGAGATCGAGGCCGTGCTGGCGCACGAACTGGGGCACTTCAAGCTGAAACACATCGTCAAGCGCATCGCCATGATGTTCGCGTTGTCGCTGGCGTTCCTGGCCCTCCTGGGCTGGCTGAAGAACCAGGTCTGGTTCTACACGGGCCTGGGCGTGGCGCCCATCATCGCGCCGGGCCAATCGAACGACGCGCTGGCGCTGATCCTGTTCATGCTGGCGCTGCCCGTGTTCACGTTCCTGTTCTCGCCGCTGGCCTCGCTGGGTTCGCGCAAGCACGAGTTCGAGGCGGACGCGTTTGCCGCCCGCCACGCCAGCCGCGCCGACCTGGTCGCCGCGCTCGTCAAGCTGTACGAAGACAATGCCTCCACCCTGACGCCCGACCCGTTGCACTCGGCGTTCTACGATTCGCACCCGCCGGCCTCGATCCGCATCCGGCACCTGAACATGGCGGCCCAATGA
- the rsgA gene encoding ribosome small subunit-dependent GTPase A, with translation MKQQNHGVVIAAHGRHYLADVAGSHVQCVTRGKKTNVAVGDIVDVTFTSPDQAVIDKIRERRTLLYRSDQYKSKLLAANVTQLFIVVATEPSFSDDLVSRATVAAEAAGIAVRLILNKVDVTDGLAQARTRLQVYASMGYPVHEVSAKAHPDEAVAELAPLLDGQSTILIGQSGMGKSSLINLLVPDADIATREISAKLDTGKHTTTFTRLYHLTGGASVIDSPGFQEFGLYHLSEGMLERAFRDFAPYLGGCKYYNCRHLAEPQCAILDALAAGKIAPLRHELYGQLLHESSQTLY, from the coding sequence ATGAAACAGCAGAACCACGGCGTCGTCATCGCCGCCCACGGCCGCCACTACCTGGCCGACGTCGCCGGCAGCCACGTACAGTGCGTCACGCGCGGCAAGAAGACCAACGTGGCCGTGGGCGACATCGTCGATGTCACGTTCACGTCGCCCGACCAGGCGGTGATCGACAAGATCCGCGAACGGCGCACGCTGCTGTACCGCTCCGACCAGTACAAGTCGAAGCTGCTGGCGGCCAACGTCACGCAGCTGTTCATCGTCGTCGCCACGGAGCCCAGCTTCTCGGACGACCTGGTGTCGCGCGCCACGGTCGCCGCCGAGGCGGCCGGCATCGCCGTGCGGCTGATCCTGAACAAGGTGGACGTGACGGACGGCCTGGCGCAGGCGCGCACGCGCCTGCAGGTGTATGCCTCGATGGGCTACCCGGTGCACGAGGTGTCGGCCAAGGCCCACCCCGACGAGGCGGTGGCCGAGCTGGCGCCGCTGCTGGACGGCCAGTCGACGATCCTGATCGGCCAGTCCGGCATGGGCAAGTCGTCGCTGATCAACCTCCTGGTGCCGGACGCGGACATCGCCACGCGCGAGATCTCGGCCAAGCTCGATACGGGCAAGCACACGACGACGTTTACGCGCCTGTACCACCTCACTGGCGGCGCCAGCGTGATCGACTCGCCCGGCTTCCAGGAGTTCGGCCTGTACCACCTGTCGGAAGGCATGCTGGAACGGGCGTTCCGCGATTTCGCGCCCTACCTCGGCGGCTGCAAGTACTACAACTGCCGCCACCTCGCCGAGCCGCAATGCGCCATCCTGGACGCCCTCGCAGCGGGCAAGATCGCGCCGCTGCGGCACGAGCTGTACGGCCAGCTGCTGCACGAATCGTCGCAAACGCTGTACTAG
- a CDS encoding ATP-binding protein, which translates to MFATDDDVAQWELALLPAKGGARLPVLLPLAWHLRQRDSQRAIALAGEAERLLATAADARPALARLRLLRAEVAWLMGELDAARAQADGALLAFHALGEHAGCADTHWLRAWIAVDNGDHLFRDAELARSAQAARDAGDAEREAIADAASARWAVLRDIGRARERWGERFDLSADVAPAIDCWINDFLGIAASQGSDFGGAAGFYLRTYEAALETGQVRAAIIAASNIGEKFSNLNDHHSALEWMQRALDLARPTGWPRSIGAALLHTADTVRRLGRLDGADELLHEALDILQPYAASRLYAIALQYKGDLCLARADYAGALDAFERLAVRADVLDQADFRMVARRGQAHALCFLDRPAEALVLALEAVELAHGHDNTYNHIAGLRVLALIHSRAGVRHELPRPDGMTEANPTLHYLHRALAIASTIAGYTVPGDLYDALAAEYARLEDYRQAYEMARAASVSHEKTHSQEATGRAIAMQVHQQTEQARAEGLHHRELAISEARRAELLQQTSTTLERLSAIGQEITIHLDAAAVYDVLNRYVQALLAPHVFAVYLIDAGRALVPAFALEGGEPMPPTRIELDHTTAWCARCVRERSEVYVEDAAAEPVRGPMPEASASALYVPLVLGERVLGVVTVQSVQPRAFGERERLIFRTLCAYGAIALDNAHAYRQLQEAQSQLVSQEKLAALGALMAGVAHELNTPIGNSLLIASTLEQKTEELEKTMNGPGLRRSELTAFIADARRASELVMRGLRSAADLVASFKQVAVDRTTEQRRMFNLQQVTHEIVATMMNRIRASSHRIAVEVPDGIVLDSYPGPFGQVITNLINNALLHAFDGRAGGRIRLMARPTGDGRVTIAFDDDGGGIAPENLTRIFDPFFTTKLGQGGSGLGLSISYNIVTSLLGGQIAVASGAHGTTFTLDLPLVAPSQAPADPVTID; encoded by the coding sequence ATGTTCGCCACCGATGACGACGTCGCACAATGGGAGCTGGCCCTGCTGCCGGCCAAGGGCGGCGCCCGCCTGCCCGTGCTGCTGCCGCTGGCCTGGCACCTGCGCCAGCGCGACAGCCAGCGCGCCATCGCGCTTGCCGGCGAGGCCGAGCGGCTGCTCGCCACGGCGGCCGATGCGCGCCCGGCCCTGGCGCGCCTGCGCCTGCTGCGCGCCGAGGTGGCCTGGCTGATGGGCGAGCTGGACGCGGCCAGGGCGCAAGCGGACGGGGCGCTGCTGGCCTTCCATGCGCTGGGCGAGCACGCCGGCTGCGCCGACACGCACTGGCTGCGCGCCTGGATCGCCGTCGACAACGGCGACCACCTGTTCCGCGACGCCGAACTGGCGCGCAGCGCCCAGGCCGCGCGCGATGCGGGCGACGCCGAGCGCGAAGCCATCGCCGATGCCGCCAGCGCACGCTGGGCCGTACTGCGCGACATCGGGCGTGCGCGCGAACGGTGGGGCGAGCGCTTCGACCTGTCGGCCGACGTGGCGCCCGCCATCGACTGCTGGATCAACGACTTCCTCGGTATCGCCGCCAGCCAGGGCAGCGACTTCGGCGGCGCTGCCGGCTTCTACCTGCGCACCTACGAGGCGGCGCTGGAGACGGGCCAGGTGCGCGCCGCCATCATCGCCGCCTCCAATATCGGCGAGAAGTTCTCGAACCTGAACGATCACCACTCGGCGCTGGAATGGATGCAGCGCGCGCTCGACCTCGCGCGCCCCACCGGCTGGCCGCGCAGCATCGGCGCCGCCCTGCTGCATACGGCCGATACGGTGCGCCGCCTGGGCCGCCTGGACGGTGCCGACGAACTGCTGCACGAGGCGCTGGACATCCTGCAGCCGTATGCGGCCAGCCGGCTGTATGCCATCGCGCTGCAGTACAAGGGCGACCTGTGCCTGGCCAGGGCCGACTATGCCGGCGCGCTCGATGCGTTCGAACGCCTGGCCGTGCGCGCCGACGTGCTGGACCAGGCCGACTTCCGCATGGTGGCGCGGCGCGGCCAGGCGCATGCCCTGTGCTTCCTGGACCGCCCCGCCGAGGCGCTGGTGCTGGCGCTGGAGGCGGTCGAGCTGGCGCACGGCCACGACAACACGTACAACCACATCGCCGGACTGCGCGTGCTGGCGTTGATCCACAGCCGCGCCGGTGTGCGCCACGAGCTGCCCCGGCCCGACGGCATGACGGAAGCCAACCCTACCCTGCACTACCTGCACCGGGCGCTGGCGATCGCGTCGACGATCGCGGGCTACACGGTGCCGGGCGACCTGTACGACGCGCTGGCGGCCGAATATGCGCGGCTGGAGGACTATCGCCAGGCCTACGAGATGGCGCGCGCGGCCAGCGTGTCGCACGAAAAGACGCACAGCCAGGAAGCCACGGGCCGCGCCATCGCGATGCAGGTGCACCAGCAAACGGAGCAGGCCCGCGCGGAAGGGCTGCACCACCGCGAGCTGGCCATCTCGGAGGCGCGCCGCGCCGAGCTGCTGCAGCAGACCAGCACCACCCTGGAGCGCCTGTCCGCCATCGGCCAGGAGATCACGATCCACCTCGACGCGGCGGCCGTGTACGACGTGCTGAACCGCTATGTGCAGGCGCTGCTGGCGCCGCACGTGTTTGCCGTCTACCTGATCGACGCCGGCCGCGCCCTCGTGCCCGCCTTCGCGCTCGAGGGCGGCGAGCCGATGCCGCCCACCCGCATCGAACTCGATCACACGACCGCCTGGTGCGCGCGCTGCGTGCGCGAACGCAGCGAGGTGTACGTCGAGGATGCCGCGGCCGAACCCGTGCGCGGTCCCATGCCCGAAGCCAGCGCCAGCGCGCTGTACGTGCCGCTGGTGCTGGGCGAGCGGGTACTGGGCGTCGTCACCGTGCAGTCGGTGCAGCCGCGTGCGTTCGGCGAGCGCGAGCGGCTGATCTTCCGCACCTTGTGCGCCTACGGCGCCATCGCACTGGACAACGCGCACGCCTACCGCCAGTTGCAGGAAGCGCAGTCGCAACTGGTGTCGCAGGAGAAGCTGGCGGCGCTGGGCGCGCTGATGGCCGGCGTGGCGCATGAACTCAACACCCCGATCGGCAACAGCCTCCTGATCGCCAGCACGCTGGAGCAGAAGACGGAGGAGCTGGAGAAGACAATGAACGGCCCGGGCCTGCGCCGTTCCGAACTGACGGCCTTTATCGCCGATGCGCGCCGCGCTTCCGAACTGGTGATGCGCGGCCTGCGCAGCGCGGCCGACCTGGTGGCCAGCTTCAAGCAGGTGGCGGTGGACCGCACCACCGAGCAGCGCCGCATGTTCAACCTGCAGCAGGTGACGCACGAGATCGTGGCGACGATGATGAACCGCATCCGCGCGTCGAGCCACCGCATCGCCGTCGAGGTGCCGGACGGGATCGTGCTGGACAGCTACCCGGGCCCGTTCGGCCAGGTCATCACGAACCTGATCAACAACGCGCTGCTGCACGCGTTCGACGGCCGCGCGGGTGGCCGCATCCGGCTGATGGCGCGCCCGACAGGCGATGGCCGCGTCACCATCGCGTTCGACGACGACGGCGGCGGCATCGCGCCGGAAAACCTGACGCGCATCTTCGACCCGTTCTTCACGACGAAGCTGGGCCAGGGCGGCAGCGGACTGGGGCTGTCGATCAGCTACAACATCGTGACGTCGCTGCTGGGCGGCCAGATCGCCGTGGCCAGCGGTGCGCACGGCACGACGTTCACGCTGGACCTGCCGCTGGTGGCCCCCAGCCAGGCCCCGGCCGACCCTGTCACCATCGATTGA
- the argF gene encoding ornithine carbamoyltransferase, translated as MPNQKPIKHYLQFSDFTLEEYEYVIERAHVIKRKFKNYEIYHPLIDRTLVMVFEKNSTRTRLSFEAGMHQLGGAAIYLNTRDSQLGRGEPVEDAGQVMSRMCDIIMVRTFGQDIIERFAANSRVPVINGLTNEHHPCQVFADIFTYYEHRGPITGKTVTWVGDANNMLYSWLQAAEVFGFHLNVSTPKGYDMDMSLVSTDRYTLFDNPSDACAGAHLVNTDVWTSMGYEEENAARLKAFDGWIVDSAKMARAAPDALFMHCLPAHRGEEVSAEVIDGPQSVVWDEAENRLHIQKALIEYLLLGRIPS; from the coding sequence ATGCCTAACCAAAAACCGATCAAGCACTACCTCCAGTTTTCCGACTTCACGCTGGAGGAATACGAATACGTGATCGAGCGCGCCCACGTCATCAAGCGCAAGTTCAAGAACTACGAGATCTATCACCCGCTGATCGACCGCACGCTCGTGATGGTGTTCGAGAAGAACTCCACCCGCACGCGCCTGTCGTTCGAGGCCGGCATGCACCAGCTGGGCGGCGCCGCCATCTACCTGAACACGCGCGACTCCCAGCTGGGCCGCGGCGAACCCGTCGAGGACGCGGGCCAGGTCATGTCCCGCATGTGCGACATCATCATGGTGCGCACCTTCGGCCAGGACATCATCGAACGCTTCGCCGCCAACTCGCGCGTACCGGTCATCAACGGCCTGACCAACGAGCACCACCCGTGCCAGGTCTTCGCCGACATCTTCACGTACTACGAGCACCGCGGCCCCATCACGGGCAAGACGGTGACGTGGGTGGGCGACGCCAACAACATGCTGTACTCGTGGCTGCAGGCCGCCGAAGTGTTCGGCTTCCACCTGAACGTGTCCACCCCGAAGGGCTACGACATGGACATGTCGCTGGTCTCGACCGACCGCTACACGCTGTTCGACAACCCGTCGGACGCCTGCGCCGGCGCGCATCTCGTCAACACCGACGTGTGGACCAGCATGGGCTACGAGGAAGAGAACGCGGCGCGCCTGAAGGCCTTCGACGGCTGGATCGTCGACAGCGCCAAGATGGCACGGGCCGCGCCGGACGCGCTGTTCATGCATTGCCTGCCCGCCCACCGCGGCGAGGAAGTGTCGGCCGAGGTCATCGACGGCCCGCAATCGGTGGTGTGGGACGAGGCCGAAAACCGCCTGCACATCCAGAAGGCGCTGATCGAGTACCTGCTGCTGGGCCGCATTCCTTCCTGA
- a CDS encoding VOC family protein, with product MIDHLGVIVADFPKSRAFYESALAPLGFTKVMELGPEITGAFHTAGFGVAPKPEFWISSASAGKSVGAAVHVAFRVTSRAQVDAFHAAALAAGARDNGAPGLRPHYHPDYYGAFVLDPDGHNIEAVCHDPV from the coding sequence ATGATCGACCACCTCGGCGTTATCGTCGCCGACTTCCCCAAGAGCCGCGCGTTCTACGAGAGCGCGCTGGCCCCGCTGGGCTTTACCAAGGTGATGGAACTGGGCCCGGAGATCACCGGCGCCTTCCATACCGCCGGTTTCGGCGTGGCGCCGAAGCCCGAGTTCTGGATCTCCAGCGCCAGCGCCGGCAAGAGCGTCGGTGCCGCGGTGCACGTCGCGTTCCGCGTGACGAGCCGCGCGCAGGTCGATGCGTTCCATGCGGCCGCGCTGGCGGCCGGTGCGCGCGACAACGGCGCGCCGGGCCTGCGCCCCCACTATCACCCGGACTACTACGGCGCCTTCGTGCTGGACCCGGACGGGCACAATATCGAAGCGGTCTGCCACGACCCTGTCTGA